The following proteins come from a genomic window of Synechococcus sp. NB0720_010:
- a CDS encoding DUF3143 domain-containing protein, translated as MSDLPSPQTPLYNHPLPVLERWLAELGGIQRGHHSCEWDLTTVAWSAEMVLGSEELTVRWGQGVGSVERHFPYGLTRADVQAAILAGP; from the coding sequence ATGTCGGATCTGCCGTCGCCTCAGACCCCGCTGTACAACCACCCGCTGCCGGTTCTTGAGCGTTGGCTCGCTGAGCTCGGCGGCATCCAGCGCGGCCACCACTCCTGTGAATGGGACCTGACCACCGTCGCCTGGAGCGCCGAGATGGTCTTGGGTTCAGAAGAACTGACGGTGCGCTGGGGGCAGGGTGTGGGCTCAGTCGAGCGCCACTTTCCCTACGGCCTCACCCGCGCGGACGTGCAGGCTGCGATCCTGGCGGGCCCCTAA
- the bioD gene encoding dethiobiotin synthase: protein MTDTPVGANQRLVICGTDTDVGKTVVSALVVQGLKAYYWKPVQCGLENGEGDRERVQRWLGLPDARVLPEAYRFAAPVSPHWAAELEPGDQPPIDCEHLCLPAVEGPLVVETAGGLLVPLRLDWLQIEQLQRWNLPVLLVARSGLGTLNHTLLSIEALRSRHLPLLGILLNGEPHPNNASTLESISGVPVLGCLPPLPSLDAVSLQQQWQALDLVHKLKGVTSRP, encoded by the coding sequence ATGACAGACACACCGGTTGGTGCCAACCAACGCCTAGTGATCTGCGGCACCGACACCGATGTCGGCAAAACCGTGGTCAGCGCCCTAGTGGTGCAGGGCCTGAAGGCCTACTACTGGAAACCGGTGCAGTGCGGGCTGGAGAACGGAGAAGGGGATCGTGAGCGGGTGCAGCGCTGGCTCGGCCTCCCGGACGCGCGGGTCCTGCCTGAGGCCTATCGCTTCGCCGCTCCGGTCTCGCCCCATTGGGCCGCCGAACTGGAACCTGGGGATCAGCCCCCGATTGACTGCGAGCACCTCTGCCTCCCGGCCGTGGAGGGTCCCCTGGTGGTGGAGACCGCCGGTGGGCTGCTCGTGCCCCTACGCCTGGACTGGTTGCAGATTGAGCAGTTGCAACGCTGGAACCTGCCGGTGCTGCTGGTGGCCCGCTCGGGACTTGGCACCTTGAACCACACCCTGCTCTCGATCGAGGCCCTGCGCAGCCGCCATCTGCCGCTGCTTGGGATCCTGCTGAACGGGGAGCCCCATCCCAACAATGCGAGCACCCTCGAGAGCATCTCAGGGGTTCCGGTGCTGGGCTGTCTGCCGCCGCTCCCGAGCCTCGATGCCGTCAGCCTGCAACAGCAGTGGCAGGCCTTGGATCTCGTTCATAAGCTCAAGGGGGTCACGAGCCGCCCATGA
- a CDS encoding alpha/beta hydrolase: protein MSAIQLIGMHGWAGDHRSWAPWAEGAAARGWSMDCGERGYGQESPLEPRWETSAQRRVVLAHSFGPHLLNEDLWQGATAAVLLASFTRFVPEGREGRAISAALRAMGRRIKLGEEQEQLRDFLRQAAAPQSRSLLPAGPLEQGISDAGRERLLEDLEHLGATSGLPAGFPSGIPVLLVQAGQDQIVTARSRLELQQALPQATVWTRDDLGHSLIDPALPDAVLDWIADVQA from the coding sequence ATGAGCGCGATCCAGCTCATCGGCATGCATGGCTGGGCTGGGGACCACCGCAGCTGGGCTCCCTGGGCGGAGGGCGCTGCGGCGCGGGGTTGGTCCATGGACTGCGGAGAACGGGGCTATGGCCAGGAATCCCCCCTGGAACCCCGCTGGGAGACCAGCGCCCAGCGGCGCGTTGTCCTGGCCCATTCCTTCGGCCCGCACCTGCTGAACGAGGACCTCTGGCAGGGAGCCACAGCGGCTGTACTGCTGGCGAGCTTCACCCGCTTTGTCCCGGAAGGCCGAGAGGGGCGGGCCATCAGTGCGGCCCTGCGGGCCATGGGGCGCAGGATCAAGCTCGGAGAGGAGCAGGAGCAACTGCGGGACTTCCTGCGGCAAGCCGCTGCACCGCAATCCAGGTCGCTGCTGCCCGCTGGCCCCCTGGAACAGGGAATCAGCGATGCGGGCCGGGAACGACTGCTCGAGGACCTCGAGCACCTGGGGGCCACCAGCGGTCTCCCGGCGGGCTTCCCCAGCGGAATCCCCGTGCTGCTGGTCCAGGCTGGCCAGGACCAGATCGTGACGGCCAGGAGTCGCCTGGAACTGCAGCAAGCCCTGCCCCAGGCCACGGTCTGGACACGCGACGACCTGGGGCACTCCCTGATCGATCCGGCCTTGCCGGACGCCGTGCTCGATTGGATTGCCGATGTCCAGGCCTGA
- a CDS encoding 8-amino-7-oxononanoate synthase, protein MEAADPLAPLAADLAALAPERRRRLRSLQPAGQAAFVAEGSPLLDLASNDYLGLSRDPALQRAATEAIQSEGVGAGASRLISGTRPLHGTLERALGTWLGRERVLLYPSGFQANIAAVQALADRHTWVLADRLIHHSLLVGIQATGAKLRRFQHNDLSDLEAQLQRARRDAPQRRLLVLSESLFSMEGSSPDVAALAELCRGHGAALLLDEAHALGVLGEGGRGLGYRIQDISLISGTFGKAFGSGGAFLAGNATVGDWLLQHSGPFRYSTALAPPLVAAAAAGLTAIQEREPERLALLQRSQRWRDALEAAGWPRPCGSGPILPLLVGDDHRALALQQQLEQAGLLSVAIRPPTVPVGTARLRLVLRHDCPGGTLARLIEALGEP, encoded by the coding sequence ATGGAGGCAGCCGATCCATTGGCACCCCTGGCCGCCGATCTGGCCGCCCTGGCTCCGGAACGCCGCCGCCGTCTGCGCAGCCTGCAGCCGGCGGGCCAGGCCGCCTTTGTCGCAGAGGGATCTCCCCTGCTGGATCTCGCCAGCAACGACTACCTGGGGCTGAGCCGCGATCCGGCCCTCCAGCGTGCAGCGACTGAAGCCATCCAGAGCGAAGGGGTGGGGGCTGGGGCCTCTCGGCTGATCAGCGGAACACGTCCCCTGCACGGGACCCTCGAGCGGGCCCTGGGCACCTGGCTGGGGCGCGAGCGGGTCCTGCTCTACCCCAGCGGATTTCAGGCGAACATTGCTGCGGTTCAGGCCCTGGCGGACCGGCACACCTGGGTACTGGCCGATCGGTTGATTCACCACTCGCTGCTGGTGGGGATCCAAGCGACGGGGGCCAAGCTGCGGCGCTTTCAGCACAACGACCTCAGTGACCTGGAGGCGCAGCTGCAACGCGCCCGCCGCGACGCCCCCCAACGCCGGCTGCTGGTGCTCAGTGAAAGCCTGTTTTCGATGGAGGGCAGCTCCCCCGATGTCGCCGCCTTAGCCGAGCTCTGCCGCGGCCATGGCGCGGCCCTGCTGCTGGATGAGGCCCACGCCCTTGGGGTGCTGGGGGAGGGGGGCCGAGGCCTGGGCTACCGCATCCAGGACATCAGCCTGATCAGCGGCACCTTCGGCAAGGCCTTTGGCAGTGGCGGAGCCTTTCTGGCGGGGAATGCCACGGTGGGGGACTGGTTGCTGCAGCACTCCGGTCCGTTCCGCTACAGCACGGCCCTGGCGCCACCGCTCGTGGCGGCGGCCGCCGCCGGTCTTACTGCGATTCAGGAGCGGGAACCCGAGCGCCTGGCCCTATTGCAGCGGTCCCAGCGCTGGCGTGACGCCCTCGAGGCAGCGGGCTGGCCGAGGCCCTGCGGGAGCGGGCCGATCCTGCCGCTGCTGGTGGGGGACGATCACCGCGCCTTGGCACTGCAGCAGCAACTGGAGCAGGCAGGACTGCTGAGCGTGGCGATCCGGCCCCCGACCGTCCCTGTGGGAACGGCACGGCTGCGGCTCGTGCTTCGGCACGATTGCCCCGGCGGGACTTTGGCCCGTTTGATTGAGGCCCTGGGGGAACCATGA
- the purB gene encoding adenylosuccinate lyase — MIERYTLPEMGAIWSEQAKFQSWLDVEIAATEANCELGRVPAEAVATIKEKASFSVERILEIEAEVRHDVIAFLTNVNEHVGDAGRHIHVGMTSSDVLDTGVALQMKASVKLLRQELDLLADALRALAREHKATVMIGRSHAIHGEPITFGFKVAGWLAEVVRNQQRLEHLETAVSVGQISGAMGTYANTDPRVEEIACAKLGLVPDTASTQVISRDRHAEYIQTLALVGAALERFSTEIRNLQRTDVLEVEENFAKGQKGSSAMPHKRNPIRSERISGLARVLRSYVVAALENCALWHERDISHSSVERMMLPDCSVTLHFMLREMTSVVKGLGVYPGNMARNMNVYGGVVFSQRVLLALVEAGISREDAYRIVQRNAHTAWNTEGGNFRANLEADGEVTSRLTAEQLAECFSTDLHQANLDVIWKRLAI, encoded by the coding sequence TTGATCGAGCGTTACACCCTGCCCGAGATGGGCGCTATCTGGAGCGAGCAGGCCAAGTTCCAGAGCTGGCTGGACGTGGAGATTGCAGCCACCGAAGCCAACTGCGAACTGGGACGCGTCCCGGCTGAGGCCGTCGCGACGATCAAAGAGAAAGCCAGCTTCAGCGTCGAGCGGATCCTCGAGATCGAAGCCGAGGTCCGTCACGACGTCATCGCCTTTCTGACCAACGTCAACGAGCACGTGGGTGACGCCGGTCGCCACATCCACGTGGGCATGACCAGCTCCGATGTCCTCGACACCGGTGTGGCCCTGCAGATGAAGGCCTCCGTCAAGCTGCTGCGCCAGGAGCTGGACTTGCTCGCGGACGCCCTGCGGGCCCTCGCGCGCGAGCACAAGGCCACGGTGATGATCGGCCGGTCCCACGCCATCCACGGTGAACCCATCACCTTCGGCTTCAAGGTGGCTGGCTGGCTCGCCGAAGTGGTGCGCAACCAGCAGCGCCTGGAGCACCTGGAAACCGCCGTCAGCGTCGGCCAGATCTCCGGTGCCATGGGCACCTACGCCAACACCGACCCCCGGGTGGAGGAGATCGCCTGCGCCAAGCTCGGCCTGGTGCCCGACACCGCCAGCACCCAGGTGATCTCCCGCGATCGCCACGCGGAGTACATCCAGACCCTGGCCCTGGTGGGTGCCGCCCTCGAGCGCTTCTCCACCGAGATCCGCAACCTACAGCGCACCGACGTGCTGGAGGTCGAGGAGAACTTCGCCAAGGGACAGAAGGGCAGCTCCGCCATGCCCCACAAGCGCAACCCGATCCGCAGCGAACGGATCAGTGGCCTGGCCCGGGTGCTGCGCAGCTACGTCGTGGCAGCGCTGGAGAACTGCGCCCTTTGGCACGAGCGGGACATCAGCCACAGCTCCGTGGAGCGCATGATGCTGCCCGACTGCTCGGTCACCCTCCACTTCATGCTGCGGGAGATGACCTCCGTGGTGAAGGGTCTGGGGGTCTACCCCGGCAATATGGCCCGCAACATGAACGTCTACGGCGGCGTGGTCTTCAGCCAGCGGGTGCTGCTGGCCCTGGTGGAAGCCGGCATCAGCCGTGAAGACGCCTACCGGATCGTGCAGCGCAACGCCCACACCGCCTGGAACACCGAGGGCGGCAACTTCCGGGCCAACCTGGAGGCCGATGGCGAGGTGACCTCACGCCTCACCGCCGAGCAGCTGGCGGAGTGCTTCTCCACCGATCTGCACCAGGCCAACCTGGACGTGATCTGGAAGCGCCTCGCGATCTGA
- a CDS encoding 23S rRNA (pseudouridine(1915)-N(3))-methyltransferase RlmH, translated as MNPSRIRILAVGKLRKSWVLEGASTFLKRLPGLQVLELRDAGMAKEAEAILAALKPDERLVILTEEGQTLDSVALAQRLEGSGSERLAFVIGGAEGIDPALKARASWRLSLSPMTFPHELARLLLLEQLYRAMTIQQGGPYHKP; from the coding sequence ATGAATCCGTCCCGCATCCGCATCCTGGCGGTGGGCAAGTTGCGCAAGAGCTGGGTGCTCGAGGGAGCCTCCACCTTCCTCAAGCGCCTGCCGGGATTGCAGGTCCTGGAGCTCCGCGATGCCGGCATGGCCAAGGAGGCCGAAGCGATCCTGGCGGCCCTGAAGCCTGACGAGCGCTTGGTGATCCTCACCGAGGAAGGCCAGACCTTGGACTCGGTGGCTCTGGCCCAGCGTCTCGAGGGCTCGGGGTCAGAGCGCTTGGCCTTTGTGATCGGCGGCGCTGAGGGCATTGACCCGGCCTTGAAGGCCCGCGCTAGCTGGCGCCTGAGCCTCTCGCCGATGACCTTCCCCCATGAACTGGCCCGGTTATTGCTGCTGGAGCAGCTCTACCGGGCGATGACCATTCAGCAGGGCGGGCCGTATCACAAGCCCTGA
- a CDS encoding RNA helicase yields MPSSASVPGTPAQSTDVPPLEQLFPFSLDDFQLEAIEALNQGHSVVVSAPTGSGKTLIGEYAIHRALAHGQKVFYTTPLKALSNQKLRDFREQFGAERVGLMTGDLTVNREASIVVMTTEIFRNMLYAEAEQGDDPLADVEAVVLDECHYMNDSQRGTVWEESIIHCPPVVQLVALSATVANAGQLTDWIEQVHGPTRLVMSDFRPVPLQFSFCSAKGLHPLLNDEGTGLHPNCKVWRAPKGGRNRRGPKTPRPPQPEAPPLGFVVAQMAEREMLPAIYFIFSRRGCDKAVRDLGKVCLVSPQEQARIQARLDVFMAATPEAVRDGGHDDALLRGIAAHHAGVLPAWKELIEELFQQGLVKVVFATETLAAGINMPARSTVISALSKRTERGHRPLMGSEFLQMAGRAGRRGLDSQGYVVTVQSRFEGVREAGQLATSPADPLVSQFTPSYGMVLNLLQRYELSKAKELVERSFGRYLATLDLTEDEARISELREQLGDLSGTVQEVDWEDFEDYEKQRGRLREERRLLRILQQQAEETLAHELTLALRFASEGTLVSLKAPVLRGRVTPAVIVEKQQGSGQFPLLCCLTDENVWVLVPCSAVVSLHAELTCLQVKDVAVPELHRPGELRHGDQASGGLALAVGHMARRHDMVTPQYDLAGEVQAQAHLVRELELALELHPAHGAGDRKKLRKQRFRMEELEAEIAERQRVLHFRANRHWETFLALIEILRFFGCLEGDEGLDPSEVGRTVAALRGDNELWLGLALMSGHLDELDPADLAAVLEAISTEVNRPDLWSGYPPPPAADEAMHDLRGIRRELQRQQEAGKVVMPVWFEGELMGLVHAWAKGVSWSDLIANTSLDEGDVVRIMRRTVDLLAQIPYCEAISEQLRTNARAALKAINRFPVREPIDGGQASGEDSNPATARQADPSALNPAA; encoded by the coding sequence ATGCCCAGTAGCGCTTCGGTCCCCGGCACCCCGGCCCAGTCCACGGACGTGCCGCCCCTGGAGCAACTCTTCCCCTTCAGCCTCGATGACTTTCAGCTGGAGGCGATTGAAGCCCTGAATCAGGGCCATTCGGTGGTGGTCAGCGCCCCCACCGGATCGGGCAAGACCCTGATCGGTGAGTACGCGATCCATCGCGCCCTGGCCCACGGTCAGAAGGTCTTCTACACAACGCCGCTCAAGGCCCTCTCGAACCAAAAACTGAGGGATTTCCGCGAGCAGTTCGGGGCCGAGCGCGTCGGCCTGATGACCGGCGACCTCACCGTGAACCGGGAGGCCTCGATCGTGGTCATGACCACGGAGATCTTCCGGAACATGCTCTATGCGGAGGCCGAGCAGGGGGATGACCCCTTGGCCGACGTGGAGGCCGTGGTGCTCGATGAGTGCCACTACATGAATGACTCCCAGCGCGGGACGGTCTGGGAGGAGTCGATCATTCACTGCCCTCCGGTGGTGCAGCTGGTGGCTCTCTCGGCGACGGTGGCCAACGCCGGGCAGCTCACCGACTGGATTGAGCAGGTCCATGGGCCGACCCGCTTGGTGATGAGCGACTTCCGGCCGGTGCCGCTGCAGTTCAGTTTTTGCAGTGCCAAGGGCCTGCATCCCCTGCTCAACGACGAGGGCACGGGCCTCCACCCCAACTGCAAGGTCTGGCGTGCCCCCAAGGGGGGGCGTAACCGCCGCGGGCCCAAAACCCCGAGGCCGCCGCAGCCGGAGGCACCACCGCTGGGGTTCGTCGTGGCCCAGATGGCGGAGCGGGAGATGCTGCCGGCCATCTATTTCATCTTCAGCAGACGCGGCTGCGACAAGGCCGTTCGGGACCTGGGCAAGGTCTGCCTGGTCAGCCCCCAGGAGCAGGCCCGCATTCAGGCGCGCCTGGATGTCTTCATGGCGGCCACCCCCGAAGCCGTACGCGATGGCGGCCATGACGATGCCCTGCTGCGGGGGATCGCGGCCCACCACGCCGGGGTGTTGCCGGCTTGGAAGGAACTGATTGAGGAGCTCTTCCAGCAGGGGCTGGTGAAGGTGGTGTTTGCCACCGAGACCCTGGCGGCCGGCATCAACATGCCCGCCCGCAGCACCGTGATTTCAGCCCTCTCCAAGCGCACGGAGCGGGGCCACCGCCCCCTGATGGGCAGCGAGTTCCTGCAGATGGCCGGCCGGGCGGGTCGCCGTGGACTGGATTCCCAGGGCTACGTCGTCACCGTGCAGAGCCGCTTTGAGGGTGTCCGGGAGGCGGGGCAGCTGGCCACCAGCCCGGCTGACCCGCTGGTGAGTCAGTTCACACCGAGCTACGGCATGGTCCTGAACCTGCTGCAGCGCTATGAGCTCTCCAAGGCCAAGGAGTTGGTGGAGCGCAGCTTCGGTCGCTACCTGGCGACCCTCGATCTCACGGAGGACGAGGCCCGCATTAGTGAGCTGCGCGAGCAGTTGGGGGACCTCAGCGGCACCGTTCAGGAGGTTGATTGGGAGGACTTTGAGGACTATGAGAAGCAGCGCGGCCGCCTGCGGGAAGAGCGCCGACTGCTGCGGATCCTCCAGCAGCAGGCCGAGGAAACCCTGGCCCATGAACTCACCTTGGCCCTGCGTTTTGCCAGCGAGGGAACGCTGGTGAGCCTGAAGGCTCCGGTTCTGCGGGGCCGGGTCACACCGGCGGTGATCGTTGAGAAGCAACAGGGCTCAGGTCAGTTCCCGCTGCTGTGCTGCCTCACCGACGAGAACGTTTGGGTGCTGGTGCCCTGCAGTGCAGTGGTCAGCCTCCATGCCGAGCTCACCTGCCTTCAGGTCAAGGATGTGGCTGTTCCCGAGCTGCACCGCCCCGGCGAGCTGCGCCATGGCGATCAGGCCAGTGGTGGCCTGGCCTTGGCCGTCGGACACATGGCCCGGCGCCACGACATGGTCACCCCCCAGTACGACCTGGCCGGTGAGGTTCAGGCCCAGGCCCATCTGGTGCGTGAACTGGAGCTGGCCCTGGAATTGCATCCGGCCCACGGCGCCGGCGACCGCAAGAAGCTGCGCAAGCAGCGCTTCCGCATGGAGGAGTTGGAGGCGGAGATTGCCGAGCGCCAGCGCGTGCTGCACTTCCGCGCCAATCGCCACTGGGAAACCTTCCTGGCATTGATCGAGATCCTGCGCTTCTTCGGCTGCCTCGAGGGGGACGAGGGCCTGGATCCGAGCGAAGTGGGCCGCACCGTGGCCGCCCTGCGGGGGGACAACGAGCTCTGGCTGGGATTGGCGCTGATGAGCGGTCACCTCGATGAGCTGGATCCCGCGGACCTCGCCGCCGTGCTGGAGGCGATCTCAACGGAGGTGAATCGCCCGGATCTCTGGAGTGGCTATCCACCGCCGCCAGCGGCCGATGAGGCGATGCATGACCTGCGCGGCATTCGCCGCGAACTGCAGCGGCAACAGGAGGCAGGCAAGGTCGTGATGCCGGTCTGGTTTGAAGGGGAGCTGATGGGCTTGGTCCATGCCTGGGCCAAGGGCGTCAGCTGGAGCGACCTGATCGCGAACACCTCGTTGGATGAGGGCGATGTGGTGCGGATCATGCGCCGCACCGTCGATCTTTTGGCGCAGATCCCCTACTGCGAAGCCATCAGCGAGCAGTTGCGCACCAACGCCCGGGCGGCCCTCAAGGCGATCAACCGCTTCCCCGTGCGGGAGCCGATCGATGGCGGCCAGGCTTCAGGGGAGGACTCCAATCCCGCTACCGCCCGCCAGGCCGATCCTTCGGCGCTTAATCCCGCGGCCTAA
- a CDS encoding TlyA family RNA methyltransferase codes for MGRKRRLDLQLVELGLVTSRQQAQQLIRAGKVRSGDRILDKPGLEVLPELELQVEQPQRFVSRGGEKLMAAVEAFPLGLDQRVCLDGGISTGGFTDCLLQHGASRVYGVDVGYGQTAWSLRTDERLVLKERTNLRHLQPEDLYGSDDPWPDLAVADVSFIRLALVLPALGRLLHGERREAVLLVKPQFEVGKERVGKGGVVRDPLAHADAIAGVIAAAEREGWRACGVVASPITGPAGNHEYLLWLRSGDWSEQEKTSEVPPTEEHIRRLVELTLAS; via the coding sequence ATGGGTCGAAAGCGACGCTTGGATCTGCAGCTGGTGGAGCTGGGTCTGGTCACCTCCCGTCAGCAGGCGCAGCAGTTGATCCGTGCCGGCAAGGTCCGCAGCGGTGATCGCATCCTGGATAAGCCTGGACTTGAGGTGCTGCCGGAGCTGGAGCTGCAGGTGGAGCAGCCCCAACGGTTTGTCTCCCGGGGTGGCGAGAAGCTGATGGCGGCCGTTGAGGCCTTCCCCTTAGGCCTGGATCAGCGCGTCTGCCTGGATGGTGGGATCTCCACCGGTGGCTTCACCGATTGCCTGCTGCAGCACGGGGCATCCCGGGTCTATGGCGTGGATGTGGGCTACGGACAAACAGCCTGGAGCCTGCGCACCGACGAGCGCCTGGTGCTGAAGGAGCGCACCAACCTGCGCCACCTGCAGCCGGAGGATCTCTATGGCAGCGATGACCCCTGGCCTGATCTGGCCGTGGCGGACGTCTCGTTTATTCGCTTGGCCTTGGTGCTGCCGGCCTTGGGCCGCCTGCTGCATGGCGAGCGCCGCGAGGCGGTGCTGTTGGTCAAACCTCAGTTTGAGGTAGGAAAAGAGCGGGTCGGGAAGGGGGGAGTGGTGCGAGACCCCCTGGCCCATGCCGATGCCATTGCGGGGGTGATCGCTGCGGCGGAGCGGGAGGGCTGGCGCGCTTGTGGGGTGGTGGCGTCTCCGATTACCGGGCCCGCTGGCAACCACGAATATCTGCTCTGGTTGCGTTCAGGGGACTGGAGCGAGCAAGAGAAAACCTCCGAAGTGCCCCCCACAGAGGAACACATTCGGAGGTTGGTGGAGCTGACCTTGGCCAGCTAG
- a CDS encoding SAM-dependent methyltransferase: MSRPEPPAEGFSEAVRGCFSEGARLYPSRARLQAAVAQRLAGLTARQGVRFPPGPLADLGAGSGLLSRSLEAALGQGPWLRIDACSALLEQGAGENAALIHWDLNQGLPASLQQPAALASSFALQWLERPEQQLGNWCEQLQPGGWLILGVPTSGSFPLWHQAAAQAGVPCTALELPCAQRLIDCAQHRLQLHHAQVLRFSRPNRGGLWFLQQIKAIGAQASRSPKLNAGQLRRLLRAWPGPQQAIVWEVLVLLGQKR, translated from the coding sequence ATGTCCAGGCCTGAACCGCCGGCAGAGGGTTTTAGCGAGGCCGTCCGCGGCTGCTTCAGCGAGGGGGCCCGCCTGTACCCCAGCCGGGCGCGCCTTCAGGCCGCTGTCGCCCAACGGCTCGCCGGCCTCACTGCCCGCCAGGGGGTGCGATTCCCCCCCGGTCCCCTGGCTGATCTGGGGGCAGGCAGTGGGCTGCTGAGTCGCTCCCTGGAGGCGGCCCTCGGCCAAGGCCCCTGGCTACGGATCGACGCCTGCAGCGCCCTCCTCGAGCAGGGCGCTGGTGAGAACGCTGCGCTGATCCACTGGGATCTCAATCAGGGCCTGCCGGCGAGCCTGCAGCAACCGGCGGCCCTGGCCTCGAGCTTCGCCCTGCAATGGCTGGAGCGACCCGAACAGCAGCTGGGGAACTGGTGTGAGCAACTCCAACCTGGAGGCTGGCTGATCCTGGGGGTCCCCACCTCCGGCAGCTTCCCGCTCTGGCACCAGGCCGCAGCCCAGGCAGGGGTGCCCTGCACCGCCCTAGAGCTCCCTTGCGCCCAACGGCTGATCGACTGCGCCCAGCACCGGCTGCAGTTGCATCACGCTCAGGTGCTGCGGTTCAGCCGTCCGAACCGGGGCGGTCTCTGGTTCCTGCAACAGATCAAGGCGATCGGCGCCCAGGCCAGCCGCAGTCCCAAGCTCAATGCGGGACAACTCCGCCGCCTGCTGCGGGCCTGGCCGGGCCCGCAGCAGGCGATCGTTTGGGAGGTGCTGGTGCTCCTGGGACAGAAGCGATGA
- a CDS encoding P-II family nitrogen regulator has translation MKKIEAIIRPFKLEDVKLALVNAGIVGMTVSEVRGFGRQKGQVERYRGSEFTVEFLQKLKLEIVVDDARVDTVVNAIQEAARTGEIGDGKIFISPVESVVRIRTGDKDNSAI, from the coding sequence ATGAAAAAAATCGAGGCCATCATTCGCCCCTTCAAGCTCGAAGACGTGAAGCTGGCCCTGGTCAACGCCGGCATCGTCGGCATGACCGTCAGCGAGGTTCGCGGCTTTGGTCGCCAGAAGGGCCAAGTCGAGCGCTACCGAGGTTCTGAGTTCACCGTGGAGTTCCTGCAGAAGCTCAAGCTGGAAATCGTGGTGGATGACGCCCGCGTCGACACCGTGGTGAATGCCATCCAAGAAGCCGCCCGCACCGGCGAGATCGGCGACGGCAAGATCTTCATCAGCCCCGTCGAGTCCGTGGTCCGGATCCGCACCGGCGACAAGGACAACAGCGCGATCTGA
- a CDS encoding J domain-containing protein, whose product MAAANHYELLEVPSEASSQELRQAFRSLSKRYHPDTTDLPEAEAREAFRLLQQAYLTLSDPERRRSYDATLQAPLPPRPLRTAPKPVPVRRALSGGEWFALLLLAVAVAFSLVLGVGLAWSRGAEFLKPPSWLEAGGQTDGSSPLLVDVGSAVASDPAVQPPAAGS is encoded by the coding sequence TTGGCGGCTGCCAATCACTACGAACTGCTGGAGGTGCCCAGTGAGGCCTCCAGTCAGGAGTTGAGGCAGGCCTTTCGCAGCCTGAGCAAGCGCTACCACCCGGACACCACCGACTTGCCCGAGGCCGAGGCCCGGGAGGCCTTTCGCCTTCTCCAGCAGGCCTACCTCACCCTCAGCGATCCTGAGCGCCGGCGCAGCTACGACGCGACCCTGCAGGCTCCGCTGCCCCCTCGGCCACTACGGACCGCACCGAAACCAGTTCCGGTGCGTCGCGCCCTCTCCGGTGGTGAGTGGTTCGCGCTGCTGCTGCTGGCCGTGGCGGTTGCCTTCAGCCTGGTGTTGGGGGTCGGCCTGGCTTGGTCCCGCGGCGCCGAATTCCTCAAGCCCCCCAGCTGGCTGGAGGCCGGTGGGCAAACTGATGGGTCAAGCCCGCTGCTTGTGGATGTCGGATCTGCCGTCGCCTCAGACCCCGCTGTACAACCACCCGCTGCCGGTTCTTGA
- the queF gene encoding preQ(1) synthase, which yields MTATATTRTPLYGERAIAEAELICFDNPRPERPYEVSITLPEFTCKCPFSGYPDFATLRLIYQPGPRVMELKAIKLYVNSYRDQSISHEEVTNRILDDFVAACAPVWMQLEADFNPRGNVHTVIRACHGTRQPC from the coding sequence ATGACTGCGACCGCAACAACCCGTACCCCCCTCTACGGAGAGCGCGCCATTGCCGAGGCGGAGCTGATCTGCTTCGACAACCCCCGGCCTGAGCGCCCCTACGAGGTGTCGATCACCCTGCCGGAATTCACATGCAAGTGCCCGTTCTCGGGTTACCCCGATTTCGCCACCCTGCGCCTGATCTATCAACCCGGTCCCCGGGTGATGGAGCTCAAGGCGATCAAGCTCTACGTCAACAGCTACCGCGATCAGTCGATCTCCCATGAGGAGGTGACCAACCGCATCCTCGATGACTTCGTCGCGGCCTGCGCTCCGGTCTGGATGCAACTGGAGGCCGATTTCAATCCCCGCGGCAATGTCCACACGGTGATTCGGGCCTGCCACGGCACCCGTCAGCCCTGCTGA